Genomic segment of Glutamicibacter sp. JL.03c:
GCCGGACTTCGGGGTGTAAGTCTGATCATGGTGGGCTTAATCCGCGCGCAATGACACGTAGAATGGACTATTGTGACTTCCGAAAATAATTCCGCACAGCCCATTGATCCCAACGACCAGCGACAGGTCCGCACTGACAAGCGCAACCAGTTCCTGGCCAAGGGTGAGGAAGCCTACCCTGTGGGTGTGGCCCGCACCCACTCACTGCTGGAAATCCGCGACAAGTACGCGCACCTCGAAGCCGGCGAAGAAACCGAAGATGTCGTAGGCGTTGCCGGTCGTATTGTTTTCATGCGCAACACCGGCAAGCTGTGCTTTGCCACCTTGCAGGAGGGCGGCCCCAAGGGCGAGGGCGTGCGCCTGCAGGTCATGCTGTCGCTGGCCAATGTTGGCGAAGAGCGCCTGGCGCAGTGGAAGTCCCTGGTTGACCTCGGCGACCACGTATTGGTCAGCGGCAAGGTCATCTCTTCGCGCCGCGGCGAGCTGTCCATCATGGCCGACACCTTCGACATGGCATCCAAAGCACTGCGCCCATTGCCGGTGCTGCATGCCGACCTGAACGAGGAAACCCGCGTCCGCCAGCGCTACGCAGATTTGATCGTGCGCAACGAAGCCCGCGAGATGGTCTACAAGCGTGCCGCAATCGTTCGCGCCGTGCGCAACACCCTGGAGAACCACAGCTACGTTGAGGTTGAAACCCCCATGCTGCAGCTGGTCCACGGTGGCGCTTCGGCTCGGCCATTCAAGACCCACCTGAACGCCTTTGATCAGGAAATGACCCTGCGCATCGCCACCGAGCTATACCTCAAGCGCTGTGTTGTCGGTGGCGTGGACCGCGTATTCGAAGTCGGACGCATCTTCCGCAACGAAGGCGTGGATTCGACCCACTCGCCGGAATTCACCACCCTCGAATGCTATGAGGCCTACGCGGACCAGTACGTGATGGCCGAGCGCATGAAGGAGATCATCCTCAACGCCGCGGACGCCATTGGCGCCGGCCGTACCATCGAGACCCCTCGAGGCACCGCGAACCTGGACGGCGAATGGCGCTGGTTGAGCGTCTACCCTGGCCTGTCCGAGGCCGTGGGCGTGGAAATCACCCCGGACACCGATGCTTCGGTGCTGCGTGAGGTCGCGGCCAAGCACGAAGTGAAGATCGATCCGGCCTGGAGTGCCCAGAAGCTGGTTATCGAGCTCTTCGGCGAAATCGTCGAGCCTACCTTGATCGACCCGACCTTCGTCTGCGACTACCCGCCGCTGGCTCAGCCATTGGCTCGTCCGCATCGTTCCAAGCCAGGGGTTATCGAGGCGTGGGACTTGATCATCGGCGGCATGGAGCGCGGTACCGCGTTCTCCGAGCTCATTGATCCTGTCATTCAGCGCGAACGCCTGACCGAGCAGTCCCTGCTGGCCGCCGGCGGCGATCCTGAGGCCATGCAGCTGGATGAAGACTTCCTGCGTGCCTTGGAATATGGAGCCCCGCCAATGGGCGGCATCGGTTTGGGCATCGACCGTTTGGTGATGCTCTTTACCAACCTCGGTATCCGCGAAACCATTCTCTTCCCACTGCTTAAGCCGGAGGCATAGAAATGCCGTATATCGAGGCAATTGTTCCGACTATCTGTCTGGCGTTGCTTTTTTGGTACGTGATGAAGGCTATTACTAACGCGGACCGAAAAGAGCGCCAAGCTGAAGCGGAAGCAGGCGCGCTTATTGAAAATGGTTCAGATTCCAATAATCAGCCTAGCGACAATTA
This window contains:
- the lysS gene encoding lysine--tRNA ligase, coding for MTSENNSAQPIDPNDQRQVRTDKRNQFLAKGEEAYPVGVARTHSLLEIRDKYAHLEAGEETEDVVGVAGRIVFMRNTGKLCFATLQEGGPKGEGVRLQVMLSLANVGEERLAQWKSLVDLGDHVLVSGKVISSRRGELSIMADTFDMASKALRPLPVLHADLNEETRVRQRYADLIVRNEAREMVYKRAAIVRAVRNTLENHSYVEVETPMLQLVHGGASARPFKTHLNAFDQEMTLRIATELYLKRCVVGGVDRVFEVGRIFRNEGVDSTHSPEFTTLECYEAYADQYVMAERMKEIILNAADAIGAGRTIETPRGTANLDGEWRWLSVYPGLSEAVGVEITPDTDASVLREVAAKHEVKIDPAWSAQKLVIELFGEIVEPTLIDPTFVCDYPPLAQPLARPHRSKPGVIEAWDLIIGGMERGTAFSELIDPVIQRERLTEQSLLAAGGDPEAMQLDEDFLRALEYGAPPMGGIGLGIDRLVMLFTNLGIRETILFPLLKPEA